The following nucleotide sequence is from Alteromonas sp. V450.
CCTGGCGCCTACCAACTTCTGAATGTTTTTAGTGAAAAAGAGTGTAGAAAACTACTGAAAACGTCGGAAGAGCTTGGCTACTTAAAAGATGCGGCAGTGTCACTACCCCGTGAAATTCGACATAACGACAATGTAACTATCGTGGTAGATGATGCTACGGAGCGCTTGATATGGCAGCGCATTGAGTCTTTAACTCAGCAAAACCTTGCCATATTTGACGGTAAGAAACCGCTGGGTATTAATACTCGCTTTCGGTTTTACCGATATCAAGAGGGTGATTATTTCAAATATCATATTGATGGGGACTGGCCTGGCTCTAAAGTGGAAGGAGACACGTTAATTCATAACGCCTATTCGGACAGGTATAGCAAAATGACGTTTCTTATTTTGCTTAACGACAATTTCGAAGGAGGAGAAACACAGTTTTTGGTGAATGCTGACCAGCCGGGAAAACCAGCGAAACGAGGCGACAGGCAAGCACAAGTAAATGTGCGAACGCCTGCAGGCGGTGTGCTCTTATTTCCACATGGACATCATTCATTGCACTGTTTACACAGTTCAACACCAATAACGAAGGGCGTTAAATACATTATTCGCACAGATATGCTGTTTGAAATCTGACGGTAACTTAAAGCGCAGACGAAAAGGGTATACTTGGCATCATGAGTAACACGATGCCTCGGCTTCCTTAACGCTAACGGCTTGAGGGCCAACCGCATACAGCATAAGCCGTCTATAGCGGTTGTTTCCGTCAAGCCGACGGTAAAGGCTGATTAGCGTATTAGGTAGCTATTTTAGCAGCTGCCTAGCAACGATAAGTTTCATAATTTCACTTGTACCACCATAAATTCGCATAACGCGTGCGTCTGCGTATGCCCTTGCGACGGGGTACTCGAGCATGTAACCGTAACCACCGTAGAGTTGTAGACACTTATCAACCACTTTTCCGAGTAGTTCAGTCACTAATAATTTAGCTTTTGATGCAAGTTCTGTAGTGAGGTCTTTCGTCAGATGTAATTCAATACAGCGGTCTGTAAAAGCGCGGGCCGCATCAATTTCAGTGTCTAAATCTGCTAAAACGAACTGAGTGTTTTGGAATGCCCCTATATTCTGGCCAAACGCTTTTCGCTCTTTAACATACTCTACGGTTTGCGCTAAAACAGATTCACACATTGCCATACAATGCACAGCGATTGTTAAGCGCTCCTGTGGTAACTCTGCCATTAATTGCGCGAAACCACTTCCCTCGGGGCCGAGCAAATTAGACTGAGGCACTCTCACATCATTGAAAAATAATTCCGAAGTATCCTGAGACTTCATGCCAATTTTCGCTAAATTTGAACCTCGCTCAAAGCCGGGTGTATTCGCTTCAACAAGTATTAAACTTAAACCTTTTGCGCCAGCGGTTGGGTCGGTTACTGCGACAACAATAACTAAGTCGGCTAATTGACCGTTCGTAATAAACGTTTTGCTTCCGTTGATAATAAAATCATCACCCTCTTTTTTCGCTGTGGTCTTGATTCCTTGTAAGTCAGACCCTGTTCCTGGCTCTGTCATGGCGATAGCCGTCACTATTTCGCCAGAAACACACGCGGGAAGGTATTTTTGTTTTTGCTCTTCAGTGCCTAGTCTCGATAGATAAGGAACGACAATGTCAGAGTGTAATGGGAAACCTATTCCGTTTAGTCCAAGTCTGCCGATTTCTTCTGTAAGGATAACGTTGTATAGAAAGTCTAGACCCAGCCCGCCATACTCCTCTGAAACGAGCGGTGCTAAGTAGCCCTGCTCGCCCGCCGCTTTCCAAATTGATTTATCAACCTGCCCAATCTTTTCCCATTTTTCGTAATGTGGAACGGCTTCAGTTTGTAAGAATTTTCGAAAACTATCACGCAGCATCTCGTGCTCAGAACTAAATAAGGTTCTCGGTAACATGGTCCTACTCCAACGTTCAATGTAAGTTTCACAACATGTTAACAACCTAATTAGTGCTTACCGATGACCGAAAGCGCCAGAGAATAGACCAAAACGATCATTGACGTTCGCGCCATTCCCCAGGAGTGAGGCCAGTCCATTTCTTAAATGCGCGTATAAAGGCACTGGGTTCTGAAAAACCGACCAGATAGGCAATATTTTTAATAGAGGTGTCTTTTTGCGTAAGGTGGTAGGTTGCAATATCTTTCCTAACGCTTTCTTTTAATGCCGCAAAACTTGTATTTTCTTGGGCAAGATAGCGACGAACAGTCTGCGGGCTTTTATTCAGATCATCAGCCACCTTTTTGAGTGGTAAATTCTCTAAATTGTCGCACTCTCTCAACATGCGTTTAATTTGCGCCGTAATGCTGGCGTCAGACATGCGATTAATGAGTAAGTTGGAAAGGGAGTTTATAAACTGAGTAACACTTTCTTCTTTTTGAGTAACAGGTAATTCTAGGTCGCTTCGATAAATACTTAATTCCGTCTGCGGCCTCTCATAATAGTGACTACAGGGAAAAGCAGAGTCTAAATCGTGTGAGTAAGTCGACTTTTTACCACTGAAATTCAGGCGATTAAGCGATATTCGATGATTTGTTATCCAAGACGACCATCTAAATACAAACAACATAAGCGTAATATAAACCAGCATGTCTGCATCCGACTCTTCTCGCTTTATGTTAATAACAATATTCGCTTCTTCACCGCTCTCAACCAGTTTTATATCTAAATCATCATGCAACAGCATTAGATATTTAAATAGTCTGAAATACGCATCTCGCAGTGTTTTACCTCGTAAGGCATACAGCACACCTATCTTCACGCCACCTAGTTTTGTGGGGCGCTCAAAAAAGCCTATCGTTTCATCGTTGAGTTTGATTGCCGCCAATCGAACCAGTTTTCCCAACTTTTCTGACGGCAACCTAAAACTCGCTTCTTCAAAATATTCCGCGTCATAACCCAACTCGGTAAATAA
It contains:
- a CDS encoding 2OG-Fe(II) oxygenase gives rise to the protein MKDNFFVIAREPGAQNPAIPTWAAHTDNAFALDSSAAQTQQQTVRREISEVPGAYQLLNVFSEKECRKLLKTSEELGYLKDAAVSLPREIRHNDNVTIVVDDATERLIWQRIESLTQQNLAIFDGKKPLGINTRFRFYRYQEGDYFKYHIDGDWPGSKVEGDTLIHNAYSDRYSKMTFLILLNDNFEGGETQFLVNADQPGKPAKRGDRQAQVNVRTPAGGVLLFPHGHHSLHCLHSSTPITKGVKYIIRTDMLFEI
- a CDS encoding acyl-CoA dehydrogenase family protein gives rise to the protein MLPRTLFSSEHEMLRDSFRKFLQTEAVPHYEKWEKIGQVDKSIWKAAGEQGYLAPLVSEEYGGLGLDFLYNVILTEEIGRLGLNGIGFPLHSDIVVPYLSRLGTEEQKQKYLPACVSGEIVTAIAMTEPGTGSDLQGIKTTAKKEGDDFIINGSKTFITNGQLADLVIVVAVTDPTAGAKGLSLILVEANTPGFERGSNLAKIGMKSQDTSELFFNDVRVPQSNLLGPEGSGFAQLMAELPQERLTIAVHCMAMCESVLAQTVEYVKERKAFGQNIGAFQNTQFVLADLDTEIDAARAFTDRCIELHLTKDLTTELASKAKLLVTELLGKVVDKCLQLYGGYGYMLEYPVARAYADARVMRIYGGTSEIMKLIVARQLLK
- a CDS encoding AraC family transcriptional regulator, with amino-acid sequence MKKKQSLQKAALQHLFAGYEKHGLSIKALFTELGYDAEYFEEASFRLPSEKLGKLVRLAAIKLNDETIGFFERPTKLGGVKIGVLYALRGKTLRDAYFRLFKYLMLLHDDLDIKLVESGEEANIVINIKREESDADMLVYITLMLFVFRWSSWITNHRISLNRLNFSGKKSTYSHDLDSAFPCSHYYERPQTELSIYRSDLELPVTQKEESVTQFINSLSNLLINRMSDASITAQIKRMLRECDNLENLPLKKVADDLNKSPQTVRRYLAQENTSFAALKESVRKDIATYHLTQKDTSIKNIAYLVGFSEPSAFIRAFKKWTGLTPGEWRERQ